The Paenibacillus mucilaginosus 3016 genome includes the window CGGAGTGGTGTCCCGCTACCCGCGGCAGTCCGCGTTTCTGGGCCCACCGTCCGTTGCCGTCCATAATGACGGCCACATGGTTTGGAATGTTGTCTGCAGCCAAACTGCGGGCAGCTTCTTCGCCCTCCGTATTGCTTCCAAACCATTTCTTGAATGGTATCATTCCTATGTTCCCCCATCAGGAAAGACTAAAGCCCCCTAAAAAATAGGGGGTCTTCACCAATTATACTTCCATAATTTCCTTTTCCTTCGCGGCCAGAACCTTATCCACTTCGGCAATGTGCTTATCGGTCATCTTCTGAATCTCTTCCTGGTGTCCACGGGACTCGTCTTCCGAGATGCCGTTCTTCTCCAGCTTCTTGATGTCGTCATTGGCATCGCGGCGGATGTTGCGGATCGCCACCTTGGCTTCCTCGCCGGCCTTCTTGGTCATCTTCACCAGATCCGCACGGCGTTCTTCCGTCAGGGCCGGGATAACGATCCGGATTGAGCTGCCGTCATTCGATGGCGTCAGCCCCAGGTCCGACTTCATGATTGCCTTCTCGATCGCCGCTACCGAACCCTTATCCCAAGGCTGAATCATCAGCGTGCGGGAATCCGGGGTGTTGATGTTGGCGAGCTGGTTCACCGGCGTCATCGCGCCGTAATATTCGACCTGAATCCGGTCGAGCAGGGCTGGCGTCGCGCGTCCCGCACGAAGGGAGGCAAGCTCCTTCTTCAGGGCGCCGATCGCCTTTTCCATGCGGTCTTCGGCATTCTTCTTGATCGATTGGGGCATTGCTTATACACTCCTTACAATCGTACCGATCTTCTCTCCCTGCACCACACGCTTAATATTGCCGCTTTCGGTGATGGAGAATACGATCAGCGGGATATTGTTGTCCATGCACAATGAGGATGCGGTTGAATCCATGACGCCGAGGTTCTTGTTGAGTACTTCGAGGTAGGTCAGCGTGTCGTACTTGATCGCCGTGCTGTCCTTGAACGGATCGGCACTGTAGACGCCGTCGACTTTGTTCTTTGCCATGAGGATGACTTCGGCTTCGATCTCAGCGGCACGCAGTGCGGCCGTGGTATCGGTCGAGAAGAACGGGTTGCCTGTGCCTGCGGCAAAAATAACGACCCGGCCTTTCTCCAAGTGACGGATCGCCCGTCTGCGTATGTACGGCTCCGCTACCTGCTGCATCGTGATCGACGACTGCACCCGGGTCGGAACTCCAATCGTTTCGAGGGCATCCTGTAAAGCCAGCGAGTTCATTACGGTAGCCAGCATCCCCATATAATCCGCAGTTGCGCGGTCAATCCCTTTCGAGCTTCCGGCAATTCCGCGCCAGATGTTGCCGCCGCCTACGACAATGGCGACCTCCACCTTCAGGTCCACTACTTCTTTCACCTGCTGCGCGATGGAAGTGATGACTTCCGAATCAATGCCGTACCCCTGCTGTCCAGCGAGCGCTTCGCCGCTAAGTTTCAATACGACTCTTTTATAAGTGGGATGTTCCAAGCTCCATAACCTCCGTTTCGGTCTCCTACCCGCATTCTCTATTCCTTGCTTCTATAGTCTATAGTTAGAAAAGAAGGAACACAAAATACGTGTTCCGTCTCTTCTACCTTCTATAGCGTCTTACAGCTTCACTTGGGACATAACTTCCTCAGCGAAGTTCTCTTGCTTCTTCTCAAGGCCTTCGCCGAGTTCGAAACGGGCGAAGCGGCGGATCGAGATGTTCTCGCCGATCGTGGAGATCTTCTCGTTCAGCAGAGCGGAGATCGTCTTGTCCGGATCCTTGATGAAGGACTGCTCCATGAGGCAGAACTCTTCATAGTATTTGCTCATGCGGCCTTCAACCATCTTGTCGACGATATGAGCCGGCTTGCCTTCGTTGAGGGCTTGGGCTTTCAGGATTTCGCGCTCCTTGTCGAGAGCTTCCTGCGGCACTTCTTCGCGGCGGACATAAGTCGGATTAGCCGCTGCGATCTGCATAGCGATGTCACGAACGAAAGCGCGGAACTGCTCGGTCTTCGCAACGAAGTCCGTTTCACAGTTTACTTCTACGAGCACGCCAACGCGGCCGCCGCCGTGGATGTAGGATTCAACAACACCCTCGGTAGCAATACGGCCTGCTTTGTTTGCTGCCGCAGCAAGACCTTTCTCACGGAGAATTTCGGAAGCTTTCGTCAGATCGCCGCCTGCCTCTTCCAGTGCTTTCTTGCAATCGAGCATGCCTGCTCCTGTTTTTTCGCGCAACTCTTTAACCGATGCTGCATTTACCGCCATGATGTGGCCTCCTCTTAAAAAGTATATGTACTCCCAAAAAAAGGGCGGTGAAAGGATTTTGCACCTTTAAACCACCCTTTTCTTATTCATGACATGTTAAGCTGTCGTCTGTTCGCCTTGGTGTGCTTCGATAACAGCGTCGGCAATTTTAGCTGTGAGCAGCTTTACTGCACGGATCGCGTCGTCGTTACCCGGAATGACGTAGTCAATCTCGTCCGGATCGCAGTTCGTGTCTACGATACCAACGATTGGGATACCAAGCTTGCGAGCTTCCGCAACGGCGATACGCTCTTTGCGCGGGTCGATTACGAACAGTGCGCTTGGCAGACCTTTCATATGGGAGATACCGCCAAGGAACTTCTCGAGGCGATCTTTCTCTTTGCGGAGAATGATAACTTCTTTCTTAGGCAGCACTTCGAACGTGCCGTCCTGCTCCCACTTCTCGAGCGTGTGCAGACGGTCGATCCGCTTCTGGATCGTTTGGAAGTTGGTCAGCGTGCCGCCGAGCCAACGCTGGTTGATGTAGAACATGCCGCAGCGCTCAGCTTCTTCCTTAACGGAATCTTGAGCTTGCTTTTTCGTACCTACGAACAGGATTGTCCCGTTCTCGCCGGCTACGGATTTGACGAAGTTATAAGCTTCCTCAACCTTTTTAACCGTTTTTTGCAGGTCGATAATGTAAATGCCGTTTCTTTCAGTGAAGATGTATCTGTCCATCTTTGGGTTCCAGCGACGGGTCTGGTGACCGAAGTGTACCCCAGCTTCAAGAAGCTGTTTCATGGAGATAACTGCCATCCTCACACACCTCCTCTAAGTTTGGTTTTTTGTGTGAATTCCTCCGCTGATCTCATCTTCACGATGAAACTCCCGCAAGCGGAAGCACCCTCATCGGAATTAATCATGCGTGTGGATTTTTAACACCGACAACTACTATAACACAAGAGCCCAGCGTATGCAACTCCTGGGGAATGTAGAACTCTCCGCCCCTTCCCGGGACAAAAAAAACGGCCCTCCGCTGCCGGAAGTCCGTTCTTACTGGCCGGTGATGGCGGCAAGCACCTGATCGAGGGTCTGCGGTCCTTTGAACACATGAACGCCGATCTTGACCTTCTCGTTGAGCCCCCGGTTGTTCATCTCCGTAAGAAAGGCGTTCTTGTCCGCGATGACGCCGCTGGTGACAAGCATATCGCCCACCTGCGATACGACAGTCCCTGGGAAGACATAGATATAGGTCTCCTTGACCGCATCGGCCGGAGCCGGCGCAGGAGCAGGCTGTGCGGCGGCCAGCTTCTGCCGCTCTTCCTCCACCTTTTGCTGTACCGTCTGGTCAAGCTGGGCCTGGTCATATACCGCTTCTTCCTTCTCGTATACCTTGAAGTGCTGCAGGGCGAGCTCCTTGATCTGCGCTTTGTCGAGGGGCGCCGCTTCCTGCGGCATCACCGTCTGCGGGTTCGCCACCGTATTCATAAGCTCCAGCAGCAGAGCCCCCGCCATGAGTCCCAGCCCCAGGCCGTACAACAGGGATTTGTTCTTAAGCATGGGTTTTCTCCTCCTGTTTGGCCAGCTGCAGAATCAGGTGGATCTCCCCTTTGTTCAGTCCGAGCTTCTTGGCGATGGCATCGGTGGATTTGCCCTGCTCATACAAGCGGAAGAGCTCCTCGTACCGGTCCTTGATGTTCTTCGGCGCCGGAGGCGGCTCGGGTGCCGCCTCCCCGCCGTCCGGCTGCAGCGCCTGCAGCTCGAGCGGATGCAGGGCCGATGCGGGGTCCTGCGGGAGGATCATCTGCCCCCCGGCAGGCGGAGCTGAAGCGGGCACCTGCGGAGGAGGGGCCGCCGCGAAGGAGACGCCTCCTCTGTGCTCCTCCTTGTGCTGCTCCTGGGCGAAGGATACCCGGCTCAGCTCCTGCTGAAGCGCTGCATTCTGCTTCTCCAGCGCTTCCACCCGGGAGGCGAGGCGGACATACTGCATCTCGTTCTCCTTCTTCGTCTCGGCGAACATGGCGATGAGCGCCTGGTTCTGCTCCTCGAGCTCGGCGGCAAAATGATCCATCGCCTCTTCCATTTCACCGACCATGCCGCCGCTGTCCCTGGCCGCGCCGCCTGGAGCCTTCGGAATGATTTTGGCATACACCACCAGCACCAAACCCAGCAGAACGATATACATCCATGGTTGATCCATAACCTATCACCTAATTTCACGCGGAATACGCTGCGCTGACAGCGGTCTCACTTTTCGAAAACGCTTCTTATAAGGATAGGTCAATATGATGACCTTTAAACGGGTGATCTCCCCGCACCGGCTCCCTTTTCTCCTGCGCCTGCTCCTTACCGCCGCGCCCACGGCCGCGCGCCCCTCCGGAACGCCGTTCTTTCGGCAGCTCCCCGTGTATACCGCTCCCGTGGGCCTGCTCGGCCGCGGCGGAAACCTGCCGTTCCTTGACCGTTGTCTTCTCCGCCTGCTGGCCAAGCGCCATCTGATCCGTTACAGGCCTTCGGGAGAGCTCCTGCTGCTTGACGCTAACCTCGTCATTCTTATGTAGGGCCATGTGGAGCTCCACCGGCTTGATACTCAATCCAATCGCCTCCTTCGGTTATGGAGGGCTTGCGGACGGCGGACGGCCCCTTTAGACAATCGGGATCATGGCAATATCGCCGTCCTGAAGCATAAACCTTACCCGCTGCGCCGTATCTTTGACAAACTTCGTATACCGGCCGATCACGATCTTGGTGCCGCTGTAAACATAGGACAAAGCCTCTACCCGTGCGCGTTCCGAATCTTCGAGGGATTTCTCGATATCCATGATCCGCCGCTTGCAGGCGTTCAGCTCGTCGACTCCCTGCTTCTTCGTATGGTTGAGCTTGATGCGCATGCTCATCTTGTCGGGGCTGAGCTGTCCGGCGGCGGCCAGCTGGTCCAGAAGGGACAGCGCCTTGTCGGTCTTGTCCAGGTTCTCCATGTACACCTTCAGCTGCGAGCGCAGCTGCTGAAGCTCATTGCGCAGCTCCGGAAGCACGCCGACTTCAAAGCTCGTGGGCGTCGACATCGAGTTGCCGATCGTCCGGGCCGCCACGCGCTCGCCCGCCTGGATCATCCCGCCGACGATGAGGCCCTTGGAGCCCATGCAGACCACCTGCCGGCCCGCGCGGACCTGGGAATGCATGATGCTCTGGGTAATGAGCACCTCTTCCCCCGCTTCGATCACGGCATCCTGGACGAACGAGCTTTTGACCCGGCCGCCCGCGCGGATCAGGCCTTTGTTGTGGCCGAGAATGCCCGCGTTGATCTCGATCGAGCCGTCCGCTTCGAGGTCCGCCGCCTCCACACTGCCCGTGATCCGGATATCGCCGGCCGCCTTGACGCGGAAGCCCGGCAGTACGTTGCCGCGGATGACAACGGTTCCCACAAAGTCGATATTCCCGACGTTGTAATCAATGTCCCCGTTAACTTCGTAGACGGGAAACACATTGATCTTGTCCCGGTCGGTCTTCGAAACCATGCCGTCGATGGCCGCATACATCGCGAGCTGATCCGGATCGGTGACGACATTCTTGCCGATCTTGAACCGCGCTTCCTTGCCGTCTTTGCCGAACAGGGGCTCACCGGTGACGGCGCGTCCCTCTGTACTTTTAACCGCAGGAAGACGTTCGGCAATCAGCTGCCCTCGGCGAACATTGTGGATAGCGGTCACTTCCTTGTAATCCACCGTGCCGTCCTCGAGCTCCAGCGGGCGCTTCGAACGGTCGTCGAGATCGAACAGCATGCGGATGCTGCCGTCCTCGCCGTTCTTCGGCGCATCGCCTGCCGCGATCACCGTTTTGGACAAAAAGAAGCTCTGCGGATGCTTCACAATCTCGGCGATCTGCTTCTCATCGACGCCGTAGACGATATGGTTCGCTTCAAGAAGCTCCGCAAACTGTTCATTCGTTACTGAGAACGACTCGTCAGCATTCGAAAACTGCACGTAAGCCGTCAGCTTGTCGTCGGATACCGTAATGTCCATATAATAGGACAGGGGCATCGTCTGGTCGTTCATTCCTCATTCCCCGCTTCCCATCCTGGAGATCTTTGCTCTGCTAGTCCTGGAACAATTGATCCTTGTGGCGTCCCAATGCTCCTCTGAGTCTCAAGATTGCCTTCGAGTGCAGCTGCGATATTCTGGATGGGGACAAACTCATGACTTCGGCAATCTCGCTCAAAGACAATTCTTCAAAGTAGAAAAGAGAGACGACGATGCGCTCCTTCTCCGTCAGTTTCTCGATGGCCTTGGCCAGCGTTTCCTTCAGATGAAGCTCGTTCACCTTGGATTCCGGATTCTTCGCTTTCTCGTCCACAAGCAGCGAGAGGCGCGTCTCGGAGTCTTCTTCGCGGATCGGGTCGTCGATCGAACAAACCGCCGTTACCGCAATATCCTGAACCATCTGCTGAAACTCCGACTCGCTTACATTGAGGTATTCGCTCATTTCGGAGTCGGTTACCGAACGCATGTATTTCTGCTCGAGCTTCTGATATGCGTCCTCCACCTTCTTGGCCTTCTCGCGGATCAACGGGGCACCCAGTCGCCCTGCCGGAGACCGTCGATGATCGCACCGCGGATGCGCCAGGAAGCATACGTTTCGAATTGCAGCCCGCGCTCGTAGTCGAACTTCTCGATGGCATCGATCAGACCCATGACGCCGAAGCTCGCGAGATCTTCCTTCGCCACATTCTTGGGCAGTCCGATGGACAGCCGGCTCGAGACATAATCGACCAGCGGAAGGTACGATTCGATCAGGGTCTGCTTGGCTGTCGGGATCTTTTGTTCTCTCCACTGCTTCCAAATCTCAATGTTGGCCAGATGGGATTTTTGAGTGATCATGATTGGTTGTCACCATCCTATTCTTCAGACATTTGGCGTACCGCTTGGGCTAACTCTTCGGGTGTCGGCTGTACTTTCGTCGAGAGCTTCGGCGGCTTCAGAGGAGCGAATCCCTGATCCGGCGGTGCGGAGGCGTTCATGCTTCCCTTCAGCATCTGGTGCAGTTCCTGATCCTCGTCCGGGGTCATGGCATCGAAGGCCTGTCCTTTGGAGGACTCCTCCGGCGCGGCGTCCAGCATCACCGGGGGCTGCGGTGCGGTCAGGCTGTTCAGGCCGGCGAACGTGCCGAGCAGCCATCTGCAGGCGAAGACGAGCAGAAACAGAATGATAAAACTGTAACAGCTGCGCACGAAGGTGGTCAACCATATGTTGTTGGGAATGGAGAGCACAAAAGTAATAATAAAGGCCGCTACTCCGGTATATAAGTTCCAGCGCAATGTTCCGATCATATCTACAGTTCCTTCACTCCGTGTTGTACGCTGCGAATGCTCAGCAGGCCGGTTTCACAGTTGAATTCGATGGTTCTTCCGAAGTTGCCCCCGGTGTCTTCCGCTTTCAGCGGAATGCGGTACTGGTTCAATATGGCCTTGCAGGATTCCACATTGCGCGGTCCGATTCTCATCGTCTCGGACTGCGTACCGAAGGAGAACATCTGTGCCCCGCCGGCCATCTTGGCTTCCATCCGCCGTACCTGGGCACCGAGCTTTTCCATTTGGCGGATCATCTCCGGCAGGGCCGTGTCCGCATATTTGGCAATGTTGAGCGTGCCTTCCCTGGCAATGTCGGAGGAGGGCAGCATCACATGGGCCATGCCGGCCACCTTCGCCGTGCTGTCAAAGAGTGTCAGGCCGACGCAGGATCCCAGACCCGTTGTTTTGAGCACCCCGGTCAGGTGCGCCACATTCAGGTCGGCCATCCCCACTTTAATGAGGTTGTCCTGGATCATGGAGCCCCCACTCCCAGCGCCTGAAAGATTTTGGGGAACGATTCGGGATCCGGGATCAGGAAGAAATGGCCTTCCACTTCTTCTTTTCCGTCCAGGAACTTCGTATCGATGAGCAGGGCCTGATCGCCCATTTCCCCGAACTGGAGGAGTCCATAGCCCAGAATCGCCCCCGCCATGTCAATGGCCAGCGACGGTACCGTGGGCTGCATGTTCAGCTTCGTGAAATCGGCCAGCGAGGACAGATAGGACCCTGCCATGATGTTGCCGATCTCGTTCAGCGCCGACATTTCCATATCGGTATATCCTTCGTCGCTCACCACTTCGATGCCGGCCAGGCTCTTCAGGAGCTTCTTTGCCGATTCCAGTGTAAGAATGAAGAACAGGTTGCCCGGCGTCTCTCCTTCCACCCGGAGAAAGATGGCGATGACGATCGCCTCCGCCCCACCGACACTGTCGGCCACTTCTTCGAAAGGAACCATCCGCACCTTGGGCACCAGCATATCGACCGGCTTGTCCATCAGCTTGGACAAGGCCGTGGCCGCGTGCCCGGCTCCGATATTACCGACTTCCCGGAGCACATCCATCTGAAAGTCGGCGAACGATCTGAAGGTATCCAAACTTATCTACTCCTCTATGTTATCCAATTGGACGATCTCATTCTTGCTCAGCACTTCCTTGAGATTGAGGAGAATCAGCAGACGGTGCTCGCCGACCTTGGCGATGCCCTGCAGATACTTGGCTTTGATGCCGCCCACAATCTCCGGCGGATCATCGATGAGCTCAGGATCGACGTCGATGACGTCATTCGCCGAGTCGACGATCATGCCGACTTCCAGGTCTTCCACACCTACGATAATGATGCGGGAGTTATCCGTATACTGCGTCTCGGGAAAGCCGAACCGGCCGCGAAGATCGATAACCGGCGTAACCACACCGCGCAGATTGATGACGCCTTTGACAAATCCGGGAGTCTTGGGTACGCGAGTCAGCGGCTGCATGCGCTCGATGGTTCTCACCTTTTCGACTTCTACTCCGTACTCCTCATCCGCCAGTGCGAATACGATGACTTTCAATTCCTGACTCATGCTTTCGGCCTCCTTAAGGTTGAGCTCTCATGCACTCCGCAAGTATTACTTTATTTGAAAAGCGCATTAGTGTCTATGATTAATGCTACTTGTCCGTCACCCAAAATCGTGGCCCCGGACACCGCAAACAGGTTCGTCAGATACTTGCCGAGCGACTTCAGGACGATCTCCTGCTGCCCGATAAATTCGTTGACCGCGAGCGCCGCCAGCTTCTCACCCTTGCGGATGACCACCATCTGGATCTCGTCTTCCGTCAGGTCGCTGCCGCCAGGTACATCGAACAGATCGGCGAGCGGAATGAGCGGGATGACGCTGGTGCGGTATTCCACCATCGGGTTGCCGTGGACGCTGCGCAGCTGCTCTCTGCGAATGGCCATCGTCTCGACGATGGAAGTCAGCGGAATCGCATACTTCTCGCCTTGAATCCGGATGAGCATCGCGGAGATGATCGAGAGGGTCAGCGGCAGCTGGACGGACCACTTGGAGCCTTTGCCGAGCTTGGCATCGACATGGACGTGTCCGCCGAGGCTTTCGATCTTCGTCTTGACGACGTCAAGCCCTACGCCGCGGCCGGAAATATCCGAAATTTTGTCCGCTGTAGAGAACCCCGGAGCGAACAGAAGCTGGTACACTTCCTCGTCGGAGAGCCGTGCGGACTGCTCCTGCGTCACGACGCCGTTCTGGATCGCCTTGGACAGCACCTTCTCGCGGTTGATCCCCCGGCCGTCATCTTCAATCTCGATGAAGACATGGTTGCCGCTGTGATAAGCGCGAAGGTGGATCGTTCCCGTCTCGGGCTTGCCCAGGGAGACGCGCTCGGCATACGGCTCAATGCCGTGGTCTACCGCGTTGCGCAGCAGGTGAACCAGCGGGTCGCCGATCTCGTCGACGACGGTACGGTCGAGTTCGGTTTCCGCTCCGGTAATGATGAGATCGACCTTCTTGTCGAGAGTCTTCGCCACATCGCGGATCATCCGCGGGAACCGGTTGAATACGGTGTCGACCGGAACCATCCGGAGCTTCAGCACGATGTTCTGCAGGTCTGTGGATACCCGTGCCATATGCTCGACGGTTTCGGTGAGCTCGTTCTTGTGGATCTCGCTGGCCAGCTGTTCGAGCCGTACCCGGTCGATCAGCAGCTCGCTGAAGAGGTTCATGAGCATATCGAGGCGCTCGATATCGACACGGATGGTCCGGTTCGCCACCGGAGCACCGCCGCCGGCAGGCTTCTTCGTCTCAGCCGCGGGCGCTGCCGCTTTCGGCGCTTCCTCGGCTGCAGGGACCGGTGCCGCAGCTGCCAGCGCCTGGACCGCTTCCGGTTCGGCCGGCTTCATGAACTCGGCCAGCTTGTCCTTATCGAGGGAGACCAGATCGACCTTGTCGATTTCGGACACGCCCGCGACCTGCTTGTGCAGCAGTTCTTTGTCCAGCTGGGAGACATAATACACCGTGAAGGAGTTCTCGAAGCGCTCCTGCTCAATGTCTTCCACGGAAGGCGTGGACTTGATCACTTCACCGTTCTCTTCCAGCACGTTGAAGACCATATAAGCACGGGCCGCTTTCAGGACGCAGTCCTGGCGGACGGACACTTCCATCCGGTAAGCGGGCATTCCGGTTTCGATCGATTGATTGAGAATGCTGAACTGGAATTCATCCAGTTCGCTGCCTTTGGCGCCTTGGGCTCCTGCGGCTTCGGGGCTCTTCGCTGCGGCTGGGACCTCCGCCGCTCCGCCCTTCTTGTAATCGCCGGACACGATGGACTTGAGCGCTACTACGATATCGGTTACATCGGCCTTGCCCGTCCCGCCCTGGATCACATCCTCCACCATCGATTCCAGGGAATCCAGACTCTTGAAGATGCAGTCAAAAATGAAGGAATCCATCTTCAGCTTGTTGTTGCGGACAAGGTCGAGCACATTCTCCATCTCATGGGTAAGCGAAGCCAAATCCTCAAAGCCCATGGTGGCGGACATCCCTTTCAGCGTATGGGCCGAACGGAAAATATGCTGAACGATACTGATATCTTCAGGGCTTGCCTCCAAGCTGAGCAGATGCTCGTTCATCGCCTGCAGATGATCCCTTGACTCATCGATAAACATCGAGAGATATTGATTCATTTCCATAACCACACCTCCAAGAAGAATAGAAATTTATGTAACCCAGTCGGGGGATCAGCGTCCCACGGATTGGATCAGCATGCCCGCAATCTGCTGTTGGGGCACTACATGCATCACACAGCCGAGCTCCACGGCCGCACGGGGCATGCCGTAGACCACACAGGTCTCCTCCGATTCGGCGATCGTTGTGATTGCGCCGGCCTGCTTCAGCGCCTGCATTCCCTTGGCGCCGTCCGCCCCCATACCGGTCATGATCACGATATGGCGCTTCAGCTCCTTGAGCGGCAGAAGCGACTCGAACATCGTGTCGACCGAAGGACGGTGGCCGCCGCGGGGCTCGTCTTTGGAGAGGTGGATCTTGTAAGACTGGGTGCCGTTGCGGGCTACGGTCATATGGTAGCCGCCCGGGGCCACGTAAGCGGTCCCCCGTTCGAGCACCATGCCGTTCTCCGCTTCCACCACCGTCAGCTTCGAGATCGAATCGAGGCGCTGGGCCAGCGACTTGGTAAAATTCGGAGGCATATGCTGCACGATCAGCACCGGAGCCGGATAGTGATCCGGCATATCCGAGAGCACCTGGTGCAGCGCGCGCGGCCCGCCGGTGGACGTGCCGATCGCCACCAGGTGATCGAAGGTCTGCACGCCCGCTCCGGCGGAACGGATCCGCTCCGGCGGTTTGGCCGCCGGCGTCTCTGTCCGCATAGGCGGCACCGGAGGCGCGGCGGCGGCAGGCGTTCTGGATGCAGGCGGCGCGGCCTGGGCCGCAGAGGCCGTTCGCGAGCTCCAGGATATGCCGGTTACCGGCCTCACCTTGGCTTTAACGGCCGTATGCAGCTTCTCGAGCAGCAGCGCCTTCACTTTGTGCAGATCCAGCGAGATGGATCCCGAAGGCTTGCCGACGAAGTCGAAAGCCCCCCATTCCAGGGCCCGGATCGTCTCCGCCGCCCCTTCCTGGGTCAGGGAGCTCAGCATAATCACGGGAACCGGATGGTCCTTCATAATGGCCTTGAGCGCTTCCAGCCCGTTCATCTCCGGCATCTCTATATCGAGTGTGACGGCGTGCGGCTTCAGCTTTTTGACCATCTCCACGCCTTCCCTGCCGTTCTTGGCGGCTCCGACGACCCGGAACGCCGGGTCCTCGGAGATCAGGTCGGTGATGATCTTGCGCATGAATACCGAATCGTCCACAACCAATATGTCATACGGCGGCATATTTCCACTCCCTTTGGATTGGATGCTCTGACGG containing:
- the frr gene encoding ribosome recycling factor, producing MPQSIKKNAEDRMEKAIGALKKELASLRAGRATPALLDRIQVEYYGAMTPVNQLANINTPDSRTLMIQPWDKGSVAAIEKAIMKSDLGLTPSNDGSSIRIVIPALTEERRADLVKMTKKAGEEAKVAIRNIRRDANDDIKKLEKNGISEDESRGHQEEIQKMTDKHIAEVDKVLAAKEKEIMEV
- the pyrH gene encoding UMP kinase, with translation MEHPTYKRVVLKLSGEALAGQQGYGIDSEVITSIAQQVKEVVDLKVEVAIVVGGGNIWRGIAGSSKGIDRATADYMGMLATVMNSLALQDALETIGVPTRVQSSITMQQVAEPYIRRRAIRHLEKGRVVIFAAGTGNPFFSTDTTAALRAAEIEAEVILMAKNKVDGVYSADPFKDSTAIKYDTLTYLEVLNKNLGVMDSTASSLCMDNNIPLIVFSITESGNIKRVVQGEKIGTIVRSV
- the tsf gene encoding translation elongation factor Ts, which codes for MAVNAASVKELREKTGAGMLDCKKALEEAGGDLTKASEILREKGLAAAANKAGRIATEGVVESYIHGGGRVGVLVEVNCETDFVAKTEQFRAFVRDIAMQIAAANPTYVRREEVPQEALDKEREILKAQALNEGKPAHIVDKMVEGRMSKYYEEFCLMEQSFIKDPDKTISALLNEKISTIGENISIRRFARFELGEGLEKKQENFAEEVMSQVKL
- the rpsB gene encoding 30S ribosomal protein S2, with the translated sequence MAVISMKQLLEAGVHFGHQTRRWNPKMDRYIFTERNGIYIIDLQKTVKKVEEAYNFVKSVAGENGTILFVGTKKQAQDSVKEEAERCGMFYINQRWLGGTLTNFQTIQKRIDRLHTLEKWEQDGTFEVLPKKEVIILRKEKDRLEKFLGGISHMKGLPSALFVIDPRKERIAVAEARKLGIPIVGIVDTNCDPDEIDYVIPGNDDAIRAVKLLTAKIADAVIEAHQGEQTTA
- a CDS encoding DUF342 domain-containing protein: MNDQTMPLSYYMDITVSDDKLTAYVQFSNADESFSVTNEQFAELLEANHIVYGVDEKQIAEIVKHPQSFFLSKTVIAAGDAPKNGEDGSIRMLFDLDDRSKRPLELEDGTVDYKEVTAIHNVRRGQLIAERLPAVKSTEGRAVTGEPLFGKDGKEARFKIGKNVVTDPDQLAMYAAIDGMVSKTDRDKINVFPVYEVNGDIDYNVGNIDFVGTVVIRGNVLPGFRVKAAGDIRITGSVEAADLEADGSIEINAGILGHNKGLIRAGGRVKSSFVQDAVIEAGEEVLITQSIMHSQVRAGRQVVCMGSKGLIVGGMIQAGERVAARTIGNSMSTPTSFEVGVLPELRNELQQLRSQLKVYMENLDKTDKALSLLDQLAAAGQLSPDKMSMRIKLNHTKKQGVDELNACKRRIMDIEKSLEDSERARVEALSYVYSGTKIVIGRYTKFVKDTAQRVRFMLQDGDIAMIPIV
- a CDS encoding chemotaxis protein CheD, translated to MIQDNLIKVGMADLNVAHLTGVLKTTGLGSCVGLTLFDSTAKVAGMAHVMLPSSDIAREGTLNIAKYADTALPEMIRQMEKLGAQVRRMEAKMAGGAQMFSFGTQSETMRIGPRNVESCKAILNQYRIPLKAEDTGGNFGRTIEFNCETGLLSIRSVQHGVKEL
- a CDS encoding chemotaxis protein CheC; this translates as MDTFRSFADFQMDVLREVGNIGAGHAATALSKLMDKPVDMLVPKVRMVPFEEVADSVGGAEAIVIAIFLRVEGETPGNLFFILTLESAKKLLKSLAGIEVVSDEGYTDMEMSALNEIGNIMAGSYLSSLADFTKLNMQPTVPSLAIDMAGAILGYGLLQFGEMGDQALLIDTKFLDGKEEVEGHFFLIPDPESFPKIFQALGVGAP
- a CDS encoding chemotaxis protein CheW; this translates as MSQELKVIVFALADEEYGVEVEKVRTIERMQPLTRVPKTPGFVKGVINLRGVVTPVIDLRGRFGFPETQYTDNSRIIIVGVEDLEVGMIVDSANDVIDVDPELIDDPPEIVGGIKAKYLQGIAKVGEHRLLILLNLKEVLSKNEIVQLDNIEE
- a CDS encoding chemotaxis protein CheA; this translates as MEMNQYLSMFIDESRDHLQAMNEHLLSLEASPEDISIVQHIFRSAHTLKGMSATMGFEDLASLTHEMENVLDLVRNNKLKMDSFIFDCIFKSLDSLESMVEDVIQGGTGKADVTDIVVALKSIVSGDYKKGGAAEVPAAAKSPEAAGAQGAKGSELDEFQFSILNQSIETGMPAYRMEVSVRQDCVLKAARAYMVFNVLEENGEVIKSTPSVEDIEQERFENSFTVYYVSQLDKELLHKQVAGVSEIDKVDLVSLDKDKLAEFMKPAEPEAVQALAAAAPVPAAEEAPKAAAPAAETKKPAGGGAPVANRTIRVDIERLDMLMNLFSELLIDRVRLEQLASEIHKNELTETVEHMARVSTDLQNIVLKLRMVPVDTVFNRFPRMIRDVAKTLDKKVDLIITGAETELDRTVVDEIGDPLVHLLRNAVDHGIEPYAERVSLGKPETGTIHLRAYHSGNHVFIEIEDDGRGINREKVLSKAIQNGVVTQEQSARLSDEEVYQLLFAPGFSTADKISDISGRGVGLDVVKTKIESLGGHVHVDAKLGKGSKWSVQLPLTLSIISAMLIRIQGEKYAIPLTSIVETMAIRREQLRSVHGNPMVEYRTSVIPLIPLADLFDVPGGSDLTEDEIQMVVIRKGEKLAALAVNEFIGQQEIVLKSLGKYLTNLFAVSGATILGDGQVALIIDTNALFK
- a CDS encoding protein-glutamate methylesterase/protein-glutamine glutaminase; its protein translation is MPPYDILVVDDSVFMRKIITDLISEDPAFRVVGAAKNGREGVEMVKKLKPHAVTLDIEMPEMNGLEALKAIMKDHPVPVIMLSSLTQEGAAETIRALEWGAFDFVGKPSGSISLDLHKVKALLLEKLHTAVKAKVRPVTGISWSSRTASAAQAAPPASRTPAAAAPPVPPMRTETPAAKPPERIRSAGAGVQTFDHLVAIGTSTGGPRALHQVLSDMPDHYPAPVLIVQHMPPNFTKSLAQRLDSISKLTVVEAENGMVLERGTAYVAPGGYHMTVARNGTQSYKIHLSKDEPRGGHRPSVDTMFESLLPLKELKRHIVIMTGMGADGAKGMQALKQAGAITTIAESEETCVVYGMPRAAVELGCVMHVVPQQQIAGMLIQSVGR